The following nucleotide sequence is from Dunckerocampus dactyliophorus isolate RoL2022-P2 chromosome 7, RoL_Ddac_1.1, whole genome shotgun sequence.
ACCTGTGGGGAAAAATTACGATTTCATATCGACAGTTTGATCCTGAAAGAGATTATTTCCACCGTAAATACTTTACTTGAAGTAGGGATGTTTATTTACCTAAGCAGCAAAGAGGACAGCCCGTTACCTGGAAACAGAAGATAATTGCTCACTATATGTAACGTTTTGTTTTGGGAGGTTTTTGCTTAATGTTTTGGAGTGcataagaaagtgaaagtgttgAGCACATTGCCATTTGTTAACAGGTatgttgcacaaaacagcagcaatgcaaacaatgttgtaatagcagaaaggagcaaactgctcagccggCATTAATACACATACTTACTACACATACCAaagttttaaagtgcatgcagaggtagatactgttcaactgctggatgctgagcactcatgatacttcaaatgcagctactgccatctgtgaagttaattttgaaaaaatacatcaggagattgcctacagccacagctgttaatgccaatgtttttttgacCTGGTTACAATTAGAGACGCcagcagttatttgcttttgtagaccatgctCTACACTTAGTGGTTAGTTCAACAGAGGCATTTATTGGAACATTTATGGTAGTTACTATGGGAACAATTGCTTCAAAATGTGGCATCCCAGAATAGATCGTGTTCAACCTCTGAGGTTCTACTGAAGATGCTCTGcggcctgctgcaaaaacatccTTCAGCATGactatgtgttgtgtgtgtgggcCTGTGGTCCATCCTCTCAGCCTGACAATTTATGCCGCAATCATGACAACCACAAagacacagacacatgcagatcCCCCTTAACCCCATCCCGCTTTGTGGTCCACACGCCAGTGCATAACAGCCTAATCTCACAGCTCCACCGCAGGCCAGTGAGAAATGTATTACTTCGACCACCACGATGTGTGCAtacgcatgtgcatgtgtgtgtcaacAGGGAATGACTCCGGACAGCTGGCCTAGGCCTCCATCTGATACACCATGAATATTATCACTGCACGGTGGGAATGACACACGTCCTGGAGCACGGAGAGACCTGAGCGCAGCGGAATAGCGAGTGGCCAGTCACACTACACCTGAGCACGGCGAGGACACGCTGTAACGTgggcaacaacacacacaaacacagcaaagaGGTGGCTCAAATAGAGAGGAGGAGCACACATTCGTGCAGAGAGCAGCTTTAAGGGCACATACACAGCTGAAGGACAAGAAGAAAACACTTTTCTTGTTGATACACATTAGCTTCTTTATTTCAAAGGAGATGTGGCAGTCATCAGTGATGACAGAAATAAATCCCCTTTGACCCCGCCTCTATGCACAAGAGTTTGGCAGCAAATCACCTTCACAAGCTCTCACTTTTTGTCTGttcttattattaaaacaaatactCAAGAGgggtaaacacacacatgcaccgcGCCAGCTTAAAAGCCTCTCCGGTTACAGATCAATACTGCTCCCAACATGTATTATCTTCCACTACAACACTGTAACCAAACACATGTTGCCTCTTTGGGGCTTTTTCTGGGAAACATCAATGCACACACAGCATTGAGAAATACCCGTCTGTATGTTGGACTTGGGGGGGCTAAATGGTTCAATATACTGAGAAAACCACCACAGTCATTTATCAATACTGGGCCATTAAGTGCACCGACAGACttacaaacattttttaagGAAGACTTGTTAATTCATCACTGTATCACATACAGTGAaataccacaaaaaaaacaaacacagtggGTGGGTGTCATTTGTCGCTAAATGCGTAGCATCCCCTTGGGGAGAAGCGTGATTAGGTGTCAGCACAAGCATAAAGGTCAAAGTTCACACTGTAGGTATAAGGCCCCAACAGTAGCACCACACATTCCCCTGTCATGAGtgacatttacattaaaaaacaaacaaatatttacAACATATTTCCTGCAAGTCAACCCATGTCAGAGGGATTTAACTGAATATAAAGGGTACATCATCTGGAAAGTAGAAAGCATTCCGGAATGCTAGAGAAGTTCATATTGGGGGGGTGCACTAACCTCATTTCTCAATACTGCCCCCTGCCTGTCCGTATACTGCAAGGACAACTTAAACACATTAAAAGGGGCATTAAAACCTACTTAGAAATCAAGttcatataaaaacacaaccacaAAAAATACATGTGTACAAACCACATTTTAAAATTCCGCCAATGCAAGGAGATTAACACCTTTGCTGCGTCAGTAGTGGAATTGTACGCCAAGATGTTGAACATTTAGCATTAGATTAGCATAAGCTTCCTTACTCTCCTGCAACGTCTCTGAGTGCAGGTTTGCTGAGGCAGTATTTACATAGAAACTGTGAATGAATACATGTTTGGatgccagtgtgtgtgcttGTAACGATGgaatgtgcgcgtgtgtgtgtggcagtaaCACTTGGAATGAGGGAATGTGTGCGCACACTGGCAGAAATGGTGCATGTACACTATGAAAAGTGGggctgtttggggaaaaagtacagATCTTTGCACAACGAGCTGGTGAACTCGGACATCTCTTTGCAACGGTGGTGGGGCGTGCCGGGGGCATAACCCTCACGCTCTTTTATCCGCCCGTTGACCTACGGAGGGAAGCAAAGCAGAGGATATTTCTGCAACTGTTGTACTGTGCATGCAAAGCAATGTATGTTTGTTCACCTGAACCAGGATGTCTGCCAAGTGTGTGTCTCTGGCACGGAGGCGCAGGGCGGCGTTAAGCTCTTGTATGTACCAGGATCCTCGCTTGGTGTTGCGCATGGCCGCTGTGCCTTTAAGAGAAAACCAAACAAGAACTGCTCAGTAGAACAACAGAATGGAGTAAGACACAAGCAGACCACGTGCCAATAAACCCAGTGCCATTGTTTGTGCttgttttgtcaatgacaaacAACACTGGAAAGAACCGCAGCAGAGATGGGATAAACCAATCCGTGCACATATCGCCAAAATAGGTGCCccccatgacgtgcaatgttagctggctcacgCTAACCCGTtgtctctcgttagaacgcacagaaaagggaaagaaatatgtgctcacgtttcacataaggattgtggatgatgggcaaaattccaaaaaaatgcagttttgtgtTGAAGTGTTCTTTAAATTGGCCCTCgatatattgtaaaaaaaaaattatttgtgagtttggacACATACAAGGCTTATGGACATGCTGGACAAAAGTATTAATACATGCACCTAAACCTATGCACAggtgtgtatatttattttcttttcaaataatTCATCTCATTATGTATCCCTTGTTAtatcacaaaaaagtcaaaaggaAATCACAAGTCAATAAATGAGTTTTGTGTAACCTGAGAGGCTTGTTTTTCCTCAAAACGTGGATGTCAAATGCAGAAATTGTACAATTCAGAATATAAGCAGAGCTTTCACTGTATTTATTGAGAATTAGTGGATGGCGAGGTGGCGAGTTCATAAAAAGGCACATGCCATCCTCCGTGATGCTCTCATATGCTATAAAGGAAAGCCAGGGGCAAGTTAATACTTAATTCACAGTCATAGTCCATAAAAgaatagagaaaaaaaagacaaacttaCAAACCCTCTGACCTTTGAGAGAGGCAAAGCCGCAGATCATGTCCGACCGCTGGGGTAGTTTAACCCTTGGCTGCCCCAAGTCTCCTCCCTGTCTGGAACCAGCGTTCCCTGGACCTTCTCTCCCAGCATCCCGCTGTTCACAGCTGGGTGAGTTACTCCTTCCTGGCCCATCTACCTGCTCTACTCCGCAGTCCAGGTCCTCTGCGAGACAGCAATGACAGTGAAGTAGAGAAGAGTGGAAACCATCAGCTAGCTTTTTAAAGATGTTTTCACATGATCACGTGATCCCCAGCTAAAAGAGCAGCATTTGGCTCTGCTGAGGAAGTACACGACCACACCTAATGGCATTTGGGCAGCACACCTGTGGTGTTGGGTTAGCCAGAGCAAAAGGAGTGCGCTGTAGTAATTGGGCTCACACACATGTGGATTTGTGGTTGGCATTAAGGCTTTCATCACAAAGACTAATTAGCCAATTCAGTCATTAGCTCCGCCAGGGAGGCTATGTTTTCTTCTGCATTGTCAGGgtgtgcatttgtttgtttgtaaataatgcaaattttactttttaatgatgctcTAACACTAATGTATGTCCCTACAGCTTGTTGAAGTTTGAGAAACATCTATTATCTCCGTCATTTGTTTGCTCCATTTTTGATAGAAGAGGCGCATAACATCATAAACAAAACTCCTTCCTCATGCAACAAAAAAGCCGCCACAACTTAAAAAAGTGgcctttttttacttgaaaacaatgtaatatattgtatgactGGAGAAACATATGCTGTATAGAGACATATATAACTTATTATtcacgcacatacagtatgaaacactattactttgaaaacaatgtaaatatcctaaaaatgtttcactgggcTTTATTTTGCTAAACATGCACTGGAattgcctgtctgccctgttggcacttgcgtATATGTGGCCAGATAAAAGTACAAGACCCAtcttgtgttgatgttcactttgttccttattgtgagaatgaaaaatagtccataAAATATGTAGTCAagtgacgacagcttgtcacaggctaagcctatcTCTACCAGTGTGTGTGACTGcccacgtttcaatctcattcaacTTTcgggcatctttgtttacacattttgcctggctctcactgcctctctggtggcagctagctagctcgtttttgtcgcACGGGCGAGCAACATCACGTTCatgctaacttgtttttttaaagtgtcacttaaaaatcttgctctcttgttatcattagaatacttatggcttgtcttcaaaacactggtTGTGCGTCTAAGTTGTTCAACCTAAGTGCGTAGTGtatccagctttaagatagtgacaCTATCACaagggtctccaacaggtatgctagcagtagctcaccagctgatgttagGTAcatcaccaaagaatatttgcttcaactcttagtatttttataagtgttctattcaaatatGACGCCGGTCTTTAATGAGAAATGAGCACAccgagtggagatgtgctttgtaaataaagtacaatttaaatgttggcagtcacataaaacacaaatagctcacctctcctttctttttgtcaatgtatagtgctgcaagttggatacacctgcgcTATCATAAACCCGCACACTATTTATACAATACAaatttctatccatccatccatccattttctataccgctttttcctcattagggtcgcgggggcatgctggagcctatcccagctgacttcgggcgacaggcggggtacaccctggactggtcgccagccaatcgcagggcacatatagacaaacaaccattcacactcacattcatacctatggacaatttagagtcgccaattaacctcaactGCAAATTTCtataacaataatatttaaattcttattttattatgttcattgtgttattttgaactaaagctatatatatatatatatatatacacatataaaaatatactattGAAACATTAATTTCCAAtgtactctaaaacaggcatcaaattaaatactCCATTTTGTCAatttgtactagtcacatacTACTATTGACTAAAtgggtcaggtaacaaaaggaggcttgcAACTTTGccttaaattaacagttttgcaatgatctcagttcatgttctgctgcttGTTGAAAAaggttaaatacatttttaaaaagtaataaataaataagttataaaaaaaaattgtcaaaaaaaattgcagagacagcagcagcacgacaCAGTGGCGGCAGTCCACCCTCCTACGCAGCCTACcgccacagcttaaaaaaaatcacaatactGTATATCGTCTATTCGCCCACCGCTTCACGCACAACAgctttgtttaaaaatatacagtacaggccaaaagtttggacacatacacaatacaagcccatggtcccaaccctattaataaggcaagaaattccactaagtaactctgacaaggcacacctgtgaagtgaaaaccatctCAGGTGACTatctcatgaagctcattgagagaacaccaagacatactgtatatgtctataatataagacatatttagacatatttagagttatttcacccttttttgttaagtacatcatttcacacgtgttcattcatagttttgagaatctacaatgtaaatagtaatgaaaataaagaaaaaatcacATTGAATGAATTGAATGTACAAACGTTTGgcctgtattgtattttttttttttttaaggctttgcTACCCCTCTCAGAATAAAGCCTAGAGCTCTGTTAGCTATCTGTCAGTCATCTACAAACGTGAGAGCTACaagtttgattattttgtttttcttcagtaaataggctaacctagcatgatgttgctgttcaaatatgagcgtaatgttagcactctagctcacatagctatcaTATTCACCGAtatcagctaaaaaaaaaatattatatcgGATTATAGCGACCTGCATCTCatatctccgatattggcactccaatacaagcagtcgattccagactttgccccagcacgtctatccagcagcgaccggatagagcccatgtgatcacaaaatagcaaggagcaggagcaatgtcagccgtgtggcagcaaaaagacattgcagctgagtgcaaaacttttagcatgcacaagtttcccgtggtggcacagaccTGGGGAACTTTAACACGACAAACCTCATCGCCCatatgaagcagcatcacatgggaaactcccacaggacgacaaaaagtcagaaaagagcgagcccctgtcggtggtgattAATATTGGGTTTAAAGGCTTCATTGAGCAGTTAGAACCTGGCTATATTCTGCTTAGCTGCCAggacattgtggataaaactataccccacatgcgtaaagaaataaatggatgagtttttctcatacctaccgTTGCGGActattctctgtttgagtaatgtcacttgatcaagccttttctaaaatTCTATACTACAAAATAAGTTTTTATAATTCGTGCTTTTCCAaaattccacactacaaaataaataaaagtatgttTGATTTGTGGTGATATCGGATCAATATAGGTATTGGACAATATTTAAGGCTGTAATATCGGTACCGTATCAGAGGTAAAAAAGCTGACACACCTACTATGCAAATGTGgataacatttgtgtcctcctgtcccactcaataatgttacgttgttgtatgtgatatatggcatctatgtattacgttggacaagcaCAGACAAATCTAAATAAAAGTGTTATGTCTGCAGAGCGTAAATTTGTCACTTTGCCTCACGTTCAGCTCTTTACCTCCTCTGCATGCTtggacaaaaaacatcttgGGTTTATTCTGCAGCAGCGGGCAGTGTGCATTGTCAAACGCCTCCAACACCCACTCCAGCTGAATAACAACAAAAGACACAGGGCAGCAAGAGAGttaatcaatttaaaaaaaaaaaaaaaagctttttctttaAAGTGATAAACAAGATGACAGACACCAGCCTACCTGCAGGAGCTGACCATCTGTGCCATACACAGCTCCATCTACGCCGTGAGAGAGCAGACACACCACGCAGCTGTCCATTGTGCGGTGCTCTGAACGCCTACGGAATGTCTCGATGCAAGTTTTCATGTCCTGTAAATAATgtagaatcaagtttatttgtggcTGCAGTTTCTTTAATGCAAGAGTGTTATGCAACAGCGAGACGCCATCACCTCAGCAGTCAGGTCTCTGCAGACTGTGACCATGTAGTCCAGCTCTGTGAACACCTTCCTGAGGACCTCGTCGTCCACCTCGCCTCCTTTCCTGGTGTCGAGGTCGGGTGTGGTGCGAGGTTCAAATGTCACATTGCTGATCACCAGGGCCAAACCACGTGGAGAGGAAACCATTCTATATGACTGGAACACAGGGAAGAAATGGATGTGGGTGAATTTCGGATAATTTTAGACTGAAAGTACGCAATCATGCACAATTTACcccaacaaaacaaatgtgGTTTAGTAAAAGACTTTTCTGCACAATGTAT
It contains:
- the casp2 gene encoding caspase-2 isoform X2 translates to MLGCGMLERDRQALRKRSATLCKQMVVDELLIQCLQADNILTENMAEGIMAEPTSQKRCWRLLILLPKRGPQAFKSFLAALKDTEQQHLCELLTQGLLPEEASEGQTGPQFTQTSERRRERYGDSSFPLSTQEETAAKRARMHESMEFSLESDSPITTPVLPCTHDFYLSHCQTSYRMVSSPRGLALVISNVTFEPRTTPDLDTRKGGEVDDEVLRKVFTELDYMVTVCRDLTAEDMKTCIETFRRRSEHRTMDSCVVCLLSHGVDGAVYGTDGQLLQLEWVLEAFDNAHCPLLQNKPKMFFVQACRGEDLDCGVEQVDGPGRSNSPSCEQRDAGREGPGNAGSRQGGDLGQPRVKLPQRSDMICGFASLKGTAAMRNTKRGSWYIQELNAALRLRARDTHLADILVQVNGRIKEREGYAPGTPHHRCKEMSEFTSSLCKDLYFFPKQPHFS
- the casp2 gene encoding caspase-2 isoform X3, whose protein sequence is MLGCGMLERDRQALRKRSATLCKQMVVDELLIQCLQADNILTENMAEGIMAEPTSQKRCWRLLILLPKRGPQAFKSFLAALKDTEQQHLCELLTQGLLPEEASEGQTGPQFTQTSERRREEETAAKRARMHESMEFSLESDSPITTPVLPCTHDFYLSHCQTSYRMVSSPRGLALVISNVTFEPRTTPDLDTRKGGEVDDEVLRKVFTELDYMVTVCRDLTAEDMKTCIETFRRRSEHRTMDSCVVCLLSHGVDGAVYGTDGQLLQLEWVLEAFDNAHCPLLQNKPKMFFVQACRGEDLDCGVEQVDGPGRSNSPSCEQRDAGREGPGNAGSRQGGDLGQPRVKLPQRSDMICGFASLKGQRVCTAAMRNTKRGSWYIQELNAALRLRARDTHLADILVQVNGRIKEREGYAPGTPHHRCKEMSEFTSSLCKDLYFFPKQPHFS
- the casp2 gene encoding caspase-2 isoform X1, translating into MLGCGMLERDRQALRKRSATLCKQMVVDELLIQCLQADNILTENMAEGIMAEPTSQKRCWRLLILLPKRGPQAFKSFLAALKDTEQQHLCELLTQGLLPEEASEGQTGPQFTQTSERRRERYGDSSFPLSTQEETAAKRARMHESMEFSLESDSPITTPVLPCTHDFYLSHCQTSYRMVSSPRGLALVISNVTFEPRTTPDLDTRKGGEVDDEVLRKVFTELDYMVTVCRDLTAEDMKTCIETFRRRSEHRTMDSCVVCLLSHGVDGAVYGTDGQLLQLEWVLEAFDNAHCPLLQNKPKMFFVQACRGEDLDCGVEQVDGPGRSNSPSCEQRDAGREGPGNAGSRQGGDLGQPRVKLPQRSDMICGFASLKGQRVCTAAMRNTKRGSWYIQELNAALRLRARDTHLADILVQVNGRIKEREGYAPGTPHHRCKEMSEFTSSLCKDLYFFPKQPHFS